The following coding sequences are from one Epinephelus fuscoguttatus linkage group LG5, E.fuscoguttatus.final_Chr_v1 window:
- the LOC125889254 gene encoding centrosomal protein of 164 kDa-like isoform X3 yields MMKPIYPLNKRSKSTQERLALIPTTSRSSCGWPGKASLPLCLPSGSLGAEVTPLLSPLLPHSQDVTGDIYYFNFSSGQSTWDHPCDEHYRRLVAQERERAQVTAAAGGTGAKKDKDKKKKKEKKEKKEKKKKEPLKTPGALSSALGPLPSPLGSLAPLRGLDAPGPLPGSAPSLRRSLGSSGGLEPLKTSLGGPRSSGTSSVLGSRQEERVSLTLPGFGDDDDDDDEKISENETLSLFQPSPRGSDRLLKNLHLDLDALGGGLQYEDSEASGGAPAEERTEPELQDLALSTGPTDHSPEPPSQQESEASENIEEASSSVDVKLSEKVLDINDLSGTVTPLERDDKEETKEEEGAKTKKAEAPKRHSQAAGKDNPPTPKVDRLVLHQSSPSPSLFSLSHSEQDIGLHPKTECLGPSLGLQRPETSRGRLVRSSNTQLEDAEPPLQNQESLLEDETSWRKSKDREKEEEEERKRERRKADREVEEEREHMMKEKEKRMRLLQEELRREEEEEERKRERRKADREVEEEREHMMKEKEKRMHLLQEELRREEEEEERKLKEESEERLRALRQRLLSKRREEEARLNEESDRMLEELRESAQEERERQQHKLREESEVTLKELRITLEKEREAERDRLEAQKRQDSERLKAESEEEMQAEKRRLQEEREEKLNSLRHEVKFTERRRDLMSPRPEQQLAEYHRELADVLQEVREEVQRDHERKLEQLREDHRREMNSIREKYLDEETDQRARLLSSLQEDREHLQASHAVQLEKLRLQLNTQIQKTQLTHSRKESELEDLANQMELRAKELKSQEAMLQNKAADLKRRRKKLGEEEEEVDRQIEALPRLIQERDLLKEELERMREEKHQARELLQRARQDRNEGKEAEERLREERDKAREECRRAKESKERLESKVALLQERCDRLSQRVSELEQGEGGSACPVPEFKLDKKNADKAEATAPSSDMRDSSLHVEDLDDPPLSPVPDSQSSMEEFRRYISSHGASIQKTKVFLERESSRLMQRQAALQAAQTSSSQDPNQEGGVTEEMIRNLQQEARNVVELQRTVQRGNTLLRRKEEQLQQLESSIAEEPLYQDLSRLGGERKVTFDVTESDLSSTVDPPDGTGGHPTVPDKVQELAESLQQISGQLNTVLSALGSLAQRQSTTPYTAFPPPLSLSQPHSSPAPMSATSASASVLPQMHTLGPSSSATPPPVRLSEPSWNWATQGTSAATPLFSTPISSGLRPSEDLINSRFSQIFPRAAMDPLTMGMTSAYSSYTPASEHGRSMRSVQRSAEVDGQRLQGLIDGNKRWLEMRKKDTSIPLFTRYRAPTTKSGLVQLGLDDNNQIRVYHY; encoded by the exons ATGATGAAACCTATATACCCTCTGAACAAG AGATCCAAGAGTACGCAAGAGAGATTGGCATTGATCCCGACCACGAGCCGGAGCTCCTGTGGCTGGCCAGGGAAGGCATCGTTGCCCCTCTGCCTCCCGAGTGGAAGCCTTG GTGCCGAAGtgacccccctcctctcccccctcctcccccacagCCAGGATGTAACGGGGGACATCTACTATTTCAACTTCTCCTCGGGCCAGTCCACCTGGGATCACCCCTGCGACGAGCACTACCGCCGCCTGGTGGCCCAGGAGCGTGAGCGTGCCCAGGTCACTGCTGCCGCAGGAGGCACGGGGGCAAAGAAAGACaaggacaagaagaagaagaaagaaaagaaggagaagaaagagaaaaagaagaaggaacCACTCAAGACTCCTGGG GCGCTGAGTTCAGCCCTAGGACCCTTACCATCCCCACTGGGCAGCCTAGCTCCTCTGAGAGGTCTGGATGCCCCTGGCCCGCTGCCTGGTTCTGCGCCTTCTCTCCGGCGGTCGCTCGGCAGCTCAGGGGGACTGGAGCCCCTGAAGACATCCCTTGGG GGCCCTCGGAGCAGTGGAACATCTAGTGTTCTGGGcagcaggcaggaggagagggtgtCTCTCACTCTGCCTGGCTTTGgagatgacgatgatgatgacgatgagaAGATATCCGAAAACGAG ACATTGTCCCTTTTTCAGCCAAGTCCGCGTGGTTCAGACCGACTATTAAAAAATCTTCATCTGGACTTGGATGCGCTTGGAGGAGGCCTACAGTATGAG GACAGTGAGGCCAGTGGTGGAGCTCCAGCTGAGGAGAGGACAGAGCCAGAGTTACAGGACTTGGCTCTATCCACAGGGCCAACAGACCACAGCCCTGAACCACCATCCcaacag GAGTCTGAGGCCAGTGAGAACATAGAGGAAGCTTCATCCTCTGTAGATGTCAAG CTGTCGGAGAAGGTTCTGGATATCAACGACCTGTCTGGCACTGTCACTCCACTTGAGAGAGACGacaaagaggaaacaaaagaggaagagggggcAAAAACAAAGAAGGCAGAAGCTCCCAAGAG GCATTCGCAGGCTGCTGGCAAAGACAACCCTCCAACTCCGAAAGTTGACCGACTCGTCCTCCACCAGTCCAGCCCTTCGCCCTCCCTCTTTAGCCTCTCCCACTCAGAACAAGACATCGGGCTCCATCCAAAAACTGAGTGCCTTGGCCCGTCTCTGGGTCTACAAAGGCCTGAGACCTCCAGAGGTCGGCTGGTCCGTTCCTCCAACACCCAACTTGAGGACGCTGAACCTCCCTTACAAAACCAAGAGAGCCTCCTGGAAGATGAAACAAGCTGGAGAAAAagtaaagacagagagaaggaagaagaggaggagaggaagagggagaggaggaaggctgatagagaggtggaggaggagagggagcatatgatgaaggagaaggagaaaagaaTGCGtctcctccaggaggagctgaggagggaagaggaggaggaggagaggaagagggagaggaggaaggctgacagagaggtggaggaggagagggagcatatgatgaaggagaaggagaagagaatGCAtctcctccaggaggagctgaggagggaagaggaggaggaggagaggaagctgAAGGAGGAAAGCGAGGAAAGACTGAG GGCTCTTAGACAGCGCCTGCTGTctaagaggagagaggaggaggccaGGCTGAATGAGGAGTCTGATAGGATgctggaggagctcagagagTCTGCtcaggaggagagggaaaggCAGCAGCACAAACTCAG GGAGGAGAGTGAGGTCACGCTGAAGGAGTTACGCATCACTCTAGAGAAAGAGCGAGAAGCGGAGCGCGACAGACTGGAGGCCCAGAAGAGGCAGGACAGTGAACGTCTGAAGGCGGAGTCAGAAGAAGAGATGCAGGCGGAGAAGAGGAGACtccaggaggagagggaggagaagctGAACTCCCTGAGACATGAG GTTAAAtttacagagaggaggagggacctCATGAGCCCACGACCTGAACAGCAACTAGCGGAGTACCACCGAGAG CTGGCTGATGTTCTTCAAGAAGTGCGGGAGGAAGTACAGCGTGATCatgagaggaagctggagcagcTGAGGGAGGACCACAGGAGAGAGATGAACAGCATCAGAGAGAAATACCTGGATGAG gagACTGACCAGAGGGCGCGCTTGCTTTCTTCTctgcaggaggacagagagcaTCTCCAGGCCTCACATGCTGTCCAACTGGAGAAACTCCGCTTGCAGCTCAACACGCAGATACAAAAGACACAGCTGACACACTCACGCAAG GAGTCAGAACTGGAGGATCTGGCAAATCAGATGGAGCTGAGAGCCAAAGAACTGAAGAGTCAGGAGGCCATGCTTCAGAACAAG GCAGCAGATctgaagagaaggaggaagaagctaggggaggaagaggaggaagtggacaGACAGATCGAG gccTTACCCCGACTGATCCAGGAGAGAGACCTGctgaaggaggagctggagaggatgagagaggagaaACATCAAGCCAGGGAACTTCTCCAGAGAGCCAGGCAGGACAGGAATGAGGGCAAGGAAGCGGAGGAGAGgctgagggaggagagagacaaaGCCAGGGAAGAGTGCAGGAGGGCCAAGGAGAGCAAGGAACGACTGGAGAGCAAGGTGGCGCTGCTGCAGGAGAGATGTGACCGTCTCAGTCAAAGAGTCAG TGAGCTGGAACAAGGTGAAGGAGGGAGCGCCTGCCCTGTACCAGAATTTAAACTGGACAAAAAGAATGCAGATAAAGCAGAGGCGACTGCGCCCTCCAGTGACATGAGAGACTCATCGCTACATGTAGAAGACCTGGACGACCCGCCACTCTCCCCTGTGCCTGACAGCCAAAGCAGCATGGAAGA GTTCAGACGCTACATCTCCTCACATGGTGCATCCATCCAAAAAACCAAAGTCTTCCTGGAGAGAGAAAGCAGCCGGCTGATGCAGAGACAGGCAGCTCTGCAGGCGGCCCAGACCAGCTCCTCCCAGGACCCCAACCAGGAAGGAGGGGTGACTGAGGAGATGATTAGGAACCTCCAACAG GAGGCCAGAAATGTGGTGGAGCTGCAGCGGACGGTTCAGAGGGGAAACACTCTCctgaggaggaaagaggagcaACTCCAGCAGCTAGAGAGCTCTATAGCTGAAGAG CCGCTGTATCAGGATCTGTCTCGgctgggaggagagagaaaggtgaCCTTTGATGTGACTGAATCTGACCTCAGCAGCACTGTGGACCCACCGGACGGGACAG GAGGTCACCCCACAGTCCCGGACAAAGTCCAGGAGTTAGCAGAGTCCCTGCAGCAGATCTCAGGCCAGCTCAACACCGTGCTGAGTGCATTGGGTTCACTGGCCCAGAGGCAGAGCACCACACCTTATACAGCCTTCCCTccacctctgtctctgtctcagcctCACTCATCTCCAGCTCCCATGTCCGCCACCTCCGCCTCTGCCTCAGTCTTGCCACAGATGCACACCCTGGGCCCCAGCTCCTCAGCCACACCTCCTCCAGTCAGGCTTTCAGAGCCGTCCTGGAACTGGGCGACCCAAGGCACCTCCGCTGCCACCCCTCTCTTCAGCACCCCCATCAGCAGTGGGCTGAGGCCGTCTGAGGACCTCATCAACAGCAGATTTAGCCAGATATTCCCCA GAGCCGCTATGGACCCACTCACCATGGGGATGACCTCCGCATACTCGTCATATACTCCTGCTAG TGAACATGGTCGTAGCATGCGGTCTGTGCAGAGGTCAGCGGAGGTAGACGGCCAGAGGCTGCAGGGGCTGATTGACGGCAACAAGAGGTGGCTGGAGATGCGCAAGAAAGACACCAGCAT ACCTCTGTTCACCCGCTATCGGGCCCCTACAACAAAGAGCGGCCTGGTCCAGCTGGGCCTGGACGATAACAACCAGATCAGAGTCTACCATTACTGA
- the LOC125889254 gene encoding trichohyalin-like isoform X1, protein MHGSSGLHAVVSRSSPAPPSFSGGHNLFLCLLPSHALLRPFSPLCLCTPSFVPLFGMDGLFILLPSTKDSLRGRHLHLSSLAGSRNNINEEGAGTEQEVAEELNDMVKEEEEEEGEEDEDAQRETREDEGGGGEAEEGRKDEKEEVGNELEDGEVQDDEADERKSKEEGDKVDDEPGGSKGSIESKKEEEEVEMEEVEEECCEGGDEEIDEGGGGVSENIEHSVKKGSIERKENGSDEESCVDSQQDETQEKDENVESDEAVEGLMEEKEEVKEEVIAEEEKDSLEESSDEVVEKCFKSDQDGGSEEEDKNDKDKDEPEGSVDDDDGHESEEEEVEMNIKREQEKEEQEEEGENDEALERCSLSQRKSESDEEVLERCVQSEGGETEGEGLEADDESDARKPQTAPESEEEVVEVFETGTAQVRPAELSTSDLKTLDQKRKTLAGRMKDVTNNYPLPAEESEASENIEEASSSVDVKLSEKVLDINDLSGTVTPLERDDKEETKEEEGAKTKKAEAPKRHSQAAGKDNPPTPKVDRLVLHQSSPSPSLFSLSHSEQDIGLHPKTECLGPSLGLQRPETSRGRLVRSSNTQLEDAEPPLQNQESLLEDETSWRKSKDREKEEEEERKRERRKADREVEEEREHMMKEKEKRMRLLQEELRREEEEEERKRERRKADREVEEEREHMMKEKEKRMHLLQEELRREEEEEERKLKEESEERLRALRQRLLSKRREEEARLNEESDRMLEELRESAQEERERQQHKLREESEVTLKELRITLEKEREAERDRLEAQKRQDSERLKAESEEEMQAEKRRLQEEREEKLNSLRHEVKFTERRRDLMSPRPEQQLAEYHRELADVLQEVREEVQRDHERKLEQLREDHRREMNSIREKYLDEETDQRARLLSSLQEDREHLQASHAVQLEKLRLQLNTQIQKTQLTHSRKESELEDLANQMELRAKELKSQEAMLQNKAADLKRRRKKLGEEEEEVDRQIEALPRLIQERDLLKEELERMREEKHQARELLQRARQDRNEGKEAEERLREERDKAREECRRAKESKERLESKVALLQERCDRLSQRVSELEQGEGGSACPVPEFKLDKKNADKAEATAPSSDMRDSSLHVEDLDDPPLSPVPDSQSSMEEFRRYISSHGASIQKTKVFLERESSRLMQRQAALQAAQTSSSQDPNQEGGVTEEMIRNLQQEARNVVELQRTVQRGNTLLRRKEEQLQQLESSIAEEPLYQDLSRLGGERKVTFDVTESDLSSTVDPPDGTGGHPTVPDKVQELAESLQQISGQLNTVLSALGSLAQRQSTTPYTAFPPPLSLSQPHSSPAPMSATSASASVLPQMHTLGPSSSATPPPVRLSEPSWNWATQGTSAATPLFSTPISSGLRPSEDLINSRFSQIFPRAAMDPLTMGMTSAYSSYTPASEHGRSMRSVQRSAEVDGQRLQGLIDGNKRWLEMRKKDTSIPLFTRYRAPTTKSGLVQLGLDDNNQIRVYHY, encoded by the exons ATGCACGGTTCGTCGGGTTTGCATGCAGTTGTGTCAAGATCATCACCCGCCCCACCGTCTTTCAGCGGGGGTCACAATCttttcctctgcctccttccCTCACATGCCCTCCTCCGTCCTTTCTCTCCCTTGTGTCTCTGCACGCCTTCCTTTGTGCCTCTGTTTGGGATGGATGGACTGTTCATCCTCTTACCCTCCACCAAGGACTCCCTGAGGGGCCGCCACCTCCACCTGTCCTCGCTGGcgggcagcagaaacaacatCAATGAGGAGGGGGCTGGTACTGAACAGGAGGTGGCAGAGGAGTTAAATGATAtggtgaaagaggaggaggaggaggagggggaggaagatgaggatgcTCAGAGAGAGACGCGAGaggatgaaggaggaggaggggaggcagaggagggaaggaaggatgaGAAAGAAGAGGTAGGAAACGAGCTGGAAGATGGAGAGGTGCAGGATGACGAAGCAGATGAGAGAAAAAGCAAAGAAGAGGGGGACAAGGTAGACGACGAGCCGGGAGGAAGTAAGGGGTCTATAGAAAGcaagaaagaagaggaagaggtagagatggaggaggtagaggaggaaTGCTGCGAAGGCGGCGATGAGGAGATAGATGAAGGGGGAGGTGGAGTGTCAGAAAACATTGAACACAGTGTGAAGAAGGGGAGCAttgaaagaaaggaaaatggCAGTGATGAGGAAAGTTGTGTTGATAGCCAGCAGGATGAGACACAAGAGAAAGACGAGAACGTGGAAAGCGATGAGGCAGTGGAGGGTTTAatggaggagaaagaagaagTGAAGGAAGAGGTGATAGcggaagaagaaaaagacagtTTGGAGGAAAGTAGCGATGAAGTTGTAGAGAAATGCTTCAAAAGTGATCAAGATGGAGGGAGTGAGGAAGAggacaaaaatgacaaagacaagGATGAGCCTGAGGGAAGCGTTGATGACGATGACGGTCACgagagtgaggaagaggaggtggagatgaATATTAAAAGAGAGCAAGagaaggaggagcaggaggaggagggtgagaaTGATGAGGCTTTGGAGAGATGCTCCCTTAGCCAGAGGAAATCAGAGAGTGACGAGGAGGTGTTGGAGAGATGTGTACAGAGCGAAGGAGGAGAAACAGAGGGGGAGGGACTGGAGGCAGATGACGAATCAGATGCCCGTAAGCCCCAAACTGCACCGGAGAGCGAGGAGGAAGTCGTCGAGGTTTTTGAGACTGGAACGGCTCAAGTCCGACCAGCCGAGCTCAGCACCAGTGACCTTAAAACGCTTGACCAAAAGAGAAAAACTCTTGCTGGCAGGATGAAGGATGTGACAAATAATTACCCCCTTCCTGCAGAG GAGTCTGAGGCCAGTGAGAACATAGAGGAAGCTTCATCCTCTGTAGATGTCAAG CTGTCGGAGAAGGTTCTGGATATCAACGACCTGTCTGGCACTGTCACTCCACTTGAGAGAGACGacaaagaggaaacaaaagaggaagagggggcAAAAACAAAGAAGGCAGAAGCTCCCAAGAG GCATTCGCAGGCTGCTGGCAAAGACAACCCTCCAACTCCGAAAGTTGACCGACTCGTCCTCCACCAGTCCAGCCCTTCGCCCTCCCTCTTTAGCCTCTCCCACTCAGAACAAGACATCGGGCTCCATCCAAAAACTGAGTGCCTTGGCCCGTCTCTGGGTCTACAAAGGCCTGAGACCTCCAGAGGTCGGCTGGTCCGTTCCTCCAACACCCAACTTGAGGACGCTGAACCTCCCTTACAAAACCAAGAGAGCCTCCTGGAAGATGAAACAAGCTGGAGAAAAagtaaagacagagagaaggaagaagaggaggagaggaagagggagaggaggaaggctgatagagaggtggaggaggagagggagcatatgatgaaggagaaggagaaaagaaTGCGtctcctccaggaggagctgaggagggaagaggaggaggaggagaggaagagggagaggaggaaggctgacagagaggtggaggaggagagggagcatatgatgaaggagaaggagaagagaatGCAtctcctccaggaggagctgaggagggaagaggaggaggaggagaggaagctgAAGGAGGAAAGCGAGGAAAGACTGAG GGCTCTTAGACAGCGCCTGCTGTctaagaggagagaggaggaggccaGGCTGAATGAGGAGTCTGATAGGATgctggaggagctcagagagTCTGCtcaggaggagagggaaaggCAGCAGCACAAACTCAG GGAGGAGAGTGAGGTCACGCTGAAGGAGTTACGCATCACTCTAGAGAAAGAGCGAGAAGCGGAGCGCGACAGACTGGAGGCCCAGAAGAGGCAGGACAGTGAACGTCTGAAGGCGGAGTCAGAAGAAGAGATGCAGGCGGAGAAGAGGAGACtccaggaggagagggaggagaagctGAACTCCCTGAGACATGAG GTTAAAtttacagagaggaggagggacctCATGAGCCCACGACCTGAACAGCAACTAGCGGAGTACCACCGAGAG CTGGCTGATGTTCTTCAAGAAGTGCGGGAGGAAGTACAGCGTGATCatgagaggaagctggagcagcTGAGGGAGGACCACAGGAGAGAGATGAACAGCATCAGAGAGAAATACCTGGATGAG gagACTGACCAGAGGGCGCGCTTGCTTTCTTCTctgcaggaggacagagagcaTCTCCAGGCCTCACATGCTGTCCAACTGGAGAAACTCCGCTTGCAGCTCAACACGCAGATACAAAAGACACAGCTGACACACTCACGCAAG GAGTCAGAACTGGAGGATCTGGCAAATCAGATGGAGCTGAGAGCCAAAGAACTGAAGAGTCAGGAGGCCATGCTTCAGAACAAG GCAGCAGATctgaagagaaggaggaagaagctaggggaggaagaggaggaagtggacaGACAGATCGAG gccTTACCCCGACTGATCCAGGAGAGAGACCTGctgaaggaggagctggagaggatgagagaggagaaACATCAAGCCAGGGAACTTCTCCAGAGAGCCAGGCAGGACAGGAATGAGGGCAAGGAAGCGGAGGAGAGgctgagggaggagagagacaaaGCCAGGGAAGAGTGCAGGAGGGCCAAGGAGAGCAAGGAACGACTGGAGAGCAAGGTGGCGCTGCTGCAGGAGAGATGTGACCGTCTCAGTCAAAGAGTCAG TGAGCTGGAACAAGGTGAAGGAGGGAGCGCCTGCCCTGTACCAGAATTTAAACTGGACAAAAAGAATGCAGATAAAGCAGAGGCGACTGCGCCCTCCAGTGACATGAGAGACTCATCGCTACATGTAGAAGACCTGGACGACCCGCCACTCTCCCCTGTGCCTGACAGCCAAAGCAGCATGGAAGA GTTCAGACGCTACATCTCCTCACATGGTGCATCCATCCAAAAAACCAAAGTCTTCCTGGAGAGAGAAAGCAGCCGGCTGATGCAGAGACAGGCAGCTCTGCAGGCGGCCCAGACCAGCTCCTCCCAGGACCCCAACCAGGAAGGAGGGGTGACTGAGGAGATGATTAGGAACCTCCAACAG GAGGCCAGAAATGTGGTGGAGCTGCAGCGGACGGTTCAGAGGGGAAACACTCTCctgaggaggaaagaggagcaACTCCAGCAGCTAGAGAGCTCTATAGCTGAAGAG CCGCTGTATCAGGATCTGTCTCGgctgggaggagagagaaaggtgaCCTTTGATGTGACTGAATCTGACCTCAGCAGCACTGTGGACCCACCGGACGGGACAG GAGGTCACCCCACAGTCCCGGACAAAGTCCAGGAGTTAGCAGAGTCCCTGCAGCAGATCTCAGGCCAGCTCAACACCGTGCTGAGTGCATTGGGTTCACTGGCCCAGAGGCAGAGCACCACACCTTATACAGCCTTCCCTccacctctgtctctgtctcagcctCACTCATCTCCAGCTCCCATGTCCGCCACCTCCGCCTCTGCCTCAGTCTTGCCACAGATGCACACCCTGGGCCCCAGCTCCTCAGCCACACCTCCTCCAGTCAGGCTTTCAGAGCCGTCCTGGAACTGGGCGACCCAAGGCACCTCCGCTGCCACCCCTCTCTTCAGCACCCCCATCAGCAGTGGGCTGAGGCCGTCTGAGGACCTCATCAACAGCAGATTTAGCCAGATATTCCCCA GAGCCGCTATGGACCCACTCACCATGGGGATGACCTCCGCATACTCGTCATATACTCCTGCTAG TGAACATGGTCGTAGCATGCGGTCTGTGCAGAGGTCAGCGGAGGTAGACGGCCAGAGGCTGCAGGGGCTGATTGACGGCAACAAGAGGTGGCTGGAGATGCGCAAGAAAGACACCAGCAT ACCTCTGTTCACCCGCTATCGGGCCCCTACAACAAAGAGCGGCCTGGTCCAGCTGGGCCTGGACGATAACAACCAGATCAGAGTCTACCATTACTGA